From Bordetella flabilis, the proteins below share one genomic window:
- a CDS encoding APC family permease, producing the protein MEAVATPTGAPPGDNRLARVMGPKLLLLFIIGDILGTGIYALTGQVAHEVGGAAWVPFLVAFGVALLTALSYLELVTKYPQAAGAALYVHKAFGVHFLTFIVCFAVMCSGLTSAATASRAFAANMFLALGVKADGGVVMAGALGFLLLIMLLTLRGAAHSIKTNVVLTLVELSGLLLVIVLGYYAIAGGQADLSRAIAFDTPEDKSIFLAITSATTLAFFAMVGFEDSVNMAEETHSPSRIFPKVMLTGLGITAVIYVLVSICSVALVPVGELAASATPLVLVVKRAAPGLPTETIMPIISMFAVANTALMNMMMASRLLYGMANQGVLPGFLARVHARTRTPWTAILFTTAIGLGLTILVSRSESQAVRALGGTTALLLLGVFTFVNICVLVLRRKRVEHQHFRTPTWVPWLGAATCLFLVTPLTGRDPVQYRVAGWLLLLGIVMWLITLATHRKSGMRLDPERLDPDKPGSPP; encoded by the coding sequence ATGGAAGCCGTCGCCACGCCGACCGGGGCGCCGCCCGGAGACAACCGCCTGGCCCGCGTCATGGGCCCCAAACTGCTGTTGCTGTTCATCATCGGGGACATCCTGGGCACCGGGATCTATGCCTTGACGGGCCAGGTGGCGCACGAAGTCGGGGGCGCCGCGTGGGTGCCGTTCCTGGTAGCCTTCGGCGTCGCGCTGCTCACCGCGCTGTCGTATCTGGAACTGGTCACCAAGTATCCCCAGGCGGCCGGCGCGGCGCTGTATGTGCACAAGGCCTTCGGCGTGCATTTCCTGACGTTCATCGTGTGCTTCGCCGTGATGTGCTCCGGCCTGACCTCCGCGGCCACCGCATCGCGCGCCTTCGCCGCCAATATGTTCCTGGCGCTCGGCGTGAAGGCCGACGGCGGCGTCGTCATGGCGGGCGCGCTGGGGTTCCTGCTGTTGATCATGCTGTTGACCCTGCGCGGCGCGGCGCACAGCATCAAGACCAATGTGGTCCTGACACTCGTCGAGCTGAGCGGGCTGCTGCTGGTGATCGTGCTGGGTTATTATGCGATTGCCGGCGGCCAGGCGGACCTGTCGCGCGCCATTGCCTTCGACACGCCGGAAGACAAGAGCATCTTCCTGGCCATCACGTCGGCCACCACGCTCGCGTTCTTCGCCATGGTGGGCTTCGAGGATTCGGTCAACATGGCCGAGGAGACGCACTCGCCCAGCCGCATCTTTCCCAAAGTCATGCTGACGGGGCTGGGCATCACCGCGGTCATCTACGTCCTGGTGTCGATCTGCTCCGTGGCCCTGGTGCCGGTGGGCGAATTGGCCGCCAGCGCCACGCCGCTGGTGCTGGTGGTAAAGCGCGCCGCGCCCGGCCTGCCTACCGAAACCATCATGCCGATCATCTCCATGTTCGCCGTCGCCAATACCGCGCTGATGAACATGATGATGGCCAGCCGCCTGTTGTATGGCATGGCCAACCAGGGCGTGCTGCCCGGCTTCCTGGCGCGCGTGCATGCGCGCACGCGCACGCCGTGGACGGCGATCCTGTTCACCACCGCCATCGGCCTGGGCCTGACCATCCTGGTTTCGCGCTCGGAATCGCAGGCCGTGCGCGCCCTGGGCGGCACCACGGCATTGCTGCTGCTGGGCGTATTCACCTTCGTGAACATCTGCGTGCTGGTGCTGCGGCGCAAGCGCGTGGAGCACCAGCACTTCCGTACCCCGACCTGGGTTCCGTGGCTCGGCGCGGCGACCTGCCTGTTCCTGGTCACCCCGCTGACGGGACGCGATCCGGTGCAATACCGCGTGGCCGGCTGGCTCTTGCTGCTGGGTATCGTCATGTGGCTGATCACCCTGGCCACGCACCGGAAATCGGGCATGCGCCTGGACCCCGAACGCCTCGACCCCGACAAGCCCGGCTCCCCACCGTAG